Within Candidatus Gorgyraea atricola, the genomic segment AATATACAAATATTCCTAATAGCAAGATCAAAGAGTTATTCCAGGCTATAAAGCAGGAGAGACCGGATTATTACTATCCGTTGTATTTTATTAGTAGAACAGGAAGAAGGATCAATGAAACCACACTCATAGAGCGGAAAGACGTAGAATGGAAGGCCCTTAATCCTGTAAGACTTAATATAAGAGCTGAGACTACAAAGACAAGACAAAATAGTCCGCTTAGAAAGCTTGACCAGGTTTTAGAAAGGATCATAGCTGAGGCATATAAGATAAGCCTGAAACACAATAAGCCTTATCTATTCCTTAATGCGTATGCTAGAAAATGCTCGCCTAGCAAGGTAAGAAGATACCTTAAGAAGGTAAGCAGAGAAGTCATAGGCCAGGAAATAACACCTCATTATTTCAGGCATAGATTCCTAACAGAATGCGGCAAGGCCAATGTTCCTATAGTAGATGTAATGGCTATATCAGGGCTTAAGGATATAAAGGTAATTGTAAAGTACTATACTCACAGTACAGAAGAAGGGCAGTCAAAAGTGCTTGAGGTTACTAGGGTATGATGATGAATGTGAATTTATGTGGTGCGAAATGTGGTGGAAAGGCGATTTTGAATACAAATGGGTTCGAATCCCTCCCTCTCCGCCAGTAGTTTTTAGTTTTTCCAACCTATTTTATTTCAGATAGTTATAAACTCGCCTAACTTTTTATCACCCCTTGGTGCCCAAATTATGCCCAAAATCTATAAAAAAATG encodes:
- a CDS encoding site-specific integrase; this encodes MRTRISGVREIIKGKRYEVNFVVTGKRYQYRIDATSLTEAFNRKLQDMVEKKKNVSMLMNNGERLNAGFSDAWERLHSDLIADNLPKKTIQHYAKTYNRLFNEFLNSKFPEIQSFNQIALLVFKEYKSYYVNDLDRPKGWRAELIFVKAIMRRLYGLGYCSKELVESLKDIKKPHSNKKEYTNIPNSKIKELFQAIKQERPDYYYPLYFISRTGRRINETTLIERKDVEWKALNPVRLNIRAETTKTRQNSPLRKLDQVLERIIAEAYKISLKHNKPYLFLNAYARKCSPSKVRRYLKKVSREVIGQEITPHYFRHRFLTECGKANVPIVDVMAISGLKDIKVIVKYYTHSTEEGQSKVLEVTRV